GGTTTCGCGCAGGGCGGTGTGCAGCAGCGACGTGTCGGTGGGGTCGTGCTTGCCGCCGGGGAAAGCCAGCTGCCCGCCGTGTACGCCGTAGTTGCTGCGGCGCACCAGCACCAGGTGCAGCTCGCCTTTGGCGTCGCGGTACACGGGCACGAGTACGGCGGCGGGGCGCAGGGTAGCGGACGACGGGGCAGGGGTGCTCATGCGGTATTTGTGGCTAAGCGACCTAGGGCACGTGGGCTAAATACGCTCCAGGTTTTCGACGGTTCGCTCGCCCTGCACGTTGCCGGTGTTCAGGGTGCCGGCGGGCTCAAACAGCAGCAGGTGCACTTCCTCGTCGGCTACGGGGCGGTGCTCCACGCCGCGCGGCACCACCAAAAACTCGCCCGGCTCCAGCCAAATGGGCTCTTGCCCGCGCAGCTCCATGCACAAGCGGCCTTTCACTACCAGAAATAGCTCGTCTTCGTGCTCGTGGTGGTGCCACACAAAGGGGCCCTGCAGCTTGGCCAGCTTCACGTGTTGGCCATTCAGCTCGCCCACGATTTTGGGGCGCCATTGCTCCTGAAACAGGTTAAACTTCTCCTGCAGGTTTACTTTTTGCAGCGTCATGCGGTGTCAAACGGTAGAGTACGACGATGATGTAAGCAACGCCCGGCACGCCGAGCACTTGGGTTGGGCAGGGCTACCAACGCTTCGGGGCGTAAGGTTTTGCTGTAGTTTACGGCCCAAACCGCTTGCCTTACCCCCAGCCCTGCTGCCATGGAAGCTTCCTCGTTAACTCACGGGCCCGATCCGGGCGCAATCTATCCGATGCCCGGCCAGCAGCGGCTGGTGTTTCTGAAAAATATCATCAACGACCCGCGCATTGAGGTGGGCGAGTACACGTACTACGATGACTTTGCGGACCCGCACCATTTCCTGGAAAACGTGCTTTACCACTTCCCCTTCAGCCAGGACAAGCTGCGCATTGGCCGGTTTTGCATGATAGCCAGCGGGGCGAAGTTTGTGATGAACGGCGGCAACCACCGCACCGATGTGTTCACGGCCTATCCGTTCCCGATTTTCGGGCAGGGCTGGGAGCAGGCATTCGGGCCCGATAAATGGCCGAGCAAAGGCGACCTGGTGGTGGGCCACGACGTTTGGATTGGCCACGATGCCCTGCTGATGCCCGGCGTGCAAGTGGGCAACGGGGCCATTATCGCCACGCGGGCCGTAGTAGCGCGCGATGTGCCGCCTTACGCCGTGGTGGCGGGCAACCCGGCCACCGTAGTGCGCATGCGCTTCGATGCCGACACCATTGCCCGCTTGGAGCAAGTAGCGTGGTGGAACTGGGACGTCGCCAAAATAACCCGCAACCTGGCCGCCATTTGCTCGCGCGACCTCGCTGCCCTGGAGCGCGCCGAGTAGCCCGGCTAGCGCAGCACGTAGCTGCCCTGCTCGGTTACCGCTACCTGGGGCACCGTGCGGTGCGCCTCGAAGTAGCGGTAGGCCGGCGCCAGGCTTTGCCAAAAAGCGTAGTGCGGGCTGCCGCGACGCGTGTGCAAAGCCTCGTCGGTAAGCTCGAAGGGGAAAATGTGCACCGGCAGCTCGGCTTGCCCGGCGGCCCGGGCCTCCACGGCCAGCACGTACAGCTCCTCCATCAGCGCATCCGTTATGGGCAGGCAGCCGATGGTAACATCGGAGCCGTGGATGAATATGTCGCCGCCGGGGTTGGGGGCCGCGTGGGCGAGGTCGGCGGGGTTGGGGTAATCGAGGCCCAGCGAGAGGTGGTACAGGCTTTGGGGGTTGAAACGGTCGACCAAATAAAAGCCCTCGGGCACCTGCCCATCGCCAGCGCGGCGCTTGGGGCCTAGGGTGCCCGAGGTGCCCGCCAGGTAGTAGCTCCGCAGCAGCTGAAACCGGCCTTCGCCCTGGTTGCGGGCCCACACCTCCAGGCGGCGGCCTACCTTAAAGGCGCGCAGGTACAGCTCGAGCCGCTCGGGTTGCAGCTGCCGGCGCTGCAAATCGGCCTGCAGCCGGGGCCAGCAGTGGGTGTAGGCGGTGCGCACCCGCGGGTAGCGGTTTTGCTCGGCCCGAAAGGCAGGAACGGCGGAAGGCCCTAAGCCGAGTATCGGCAGGAGCAGCAGGCACAGCAATAAGCGCATTGGTAGGGGCGGAGAGGCAGATTCGGAACCTCAACGTTACCACGCTTGCGCTTAGTATTCAAATATCCGGATGTAACTAGCCTGATGCCTGGCTGCTTGCCGCCGTGCTTTTGCGCGGGGTTACCTGAGGCCGGGCAGGGTTTTCCAGGTTACCTCCGATACCGCATCGGTTTTGGTAGAGAGGTACTGGTTGTAGAGCGCCTCGGCCTGGCCGTGGTCGAGCACGGCGGGGCCTTCGGAACGCAGCACCAGCAACGGGGCGTTGGCGCCCAACCCCAGGCCCTGCGCCAGCGCCTGGTGCAGCTCGGGCGGCGTGGCGGCATCCTGCAGCTTTACCACCGTAATGGTTTGGCCGTCGTGCTCGATTTGCGTGTACACGCCCGTGGGGCTGGTCGAGAACGTGCCGCCGGGGCCGGCTGGGTAGTCTTGGTCGTGTTGCATAAACGTGGATAGCGGGTGGCTAATGCGCTGTACGCAGAACCACTGCCGCGCGGCCAAACGGGCCCAGGTTACCTAGCTTGGCTTGGTGGTGGCGGCAGGGGCCGGGCATCTGCGGGCGGCGTGCCTGCGTAGAGGCTTAGGCTTGCCCGGTGTGCGCAGCACCAAGCGGGCTTGTGCGCACCCAACTACCTGCCCGCTATGAAAACCCTGTTGTTTGCCTTGTTGCTGAGCCTGACTGCCTGCACCGCCACCAACGTCGAGTCGGTAAACGAGGCGCCGGGCGTCAACTTTGCGGCCTACCGCACCTA
The sequence above is drawn from the Hymenobacter sp. YIM 151858-1 genome and encodes:
- a CDS encoding cupin domain-containing protein produces the protein MTLQKVNLQEKFNLFQEQWRPKIVGELNGQHVKLAKLQGPFVWHHHEHEDELFLVVKGRLCMELRGQEPIWLEPGEFLVVPRGVEHRPVADEEVHLLLFEPAGTLNTGNVQGERTVENLERI
- a CDS encoding CatB-related O-acetyltransferase, with protein sequence MEASSLTHGPDPGAIYPMPGQQRLVFLKNIINDPRIEVGEYTYYDDFADPHHFLENVLYHFPFSQDKLRIGRFCMIASGAKFVMNGGNHRTDVFTAYPFPIFGQGWEQAFGPDKWPSKGDLVVGHDVWIGHDALLMPGVQVGNGAIIATRAVVARDVPPYAVVAGNPATVVRMRFDADTIARLEQVAWWNWDVAKITRNLAAICSRDLAALERAE
- a CDS encoding L,D-transpeptidase family protein, giving the protein MRLLLCLLLLPILGLGPSAVPAFRAEQNRYPRVRTAYTHCWPRLQADLQRRQLQPERLELYLRAFKVGRRLEVWARNQGEGRFQLLRSYYLAGTSGTLGPKRRAGDGQVPEGFYLVDRFNPQSLYHLSLGLDYPNPADLAHAAPNPGGDIFIHGSDVTIGCLPITDALMEELYVLAVEARAAGQAELPVHIFPFELTDEALHTRRGSPHYAFWQSLAPAYRYFEAHRTVPQVAVTEQGSYVLR